Below is a window of Vibrio gazogenes DNA.
CCAGTTGATTCAGCACAGTTTGGTGGAGAACGGAGGTATCTTCGGTTAAAGGCCATTGCGAGTTGTATCCGATAGACGGCATGTCAATCGTCAACATCGCAATATCCCGATGTGCCAGATAATCTCGGAATAAGCGCCACATATCGGTTTGCAGACTATCAAGACCAGCCGTCACAATGACAACGGGCTGGGGACGCTCGGTATGTGATAAATGCAGATGAGCAATAATGTTCTTGTTCTTATACGGAAATTCTAATTGTTTCACAATGTATCCGGAACGTTTCGCGGCTTCCGTATAAGCGGTATTTGCCAATGCCTGAGCCTGAATAGCAAGCGTGTCATTTTTCAGATGAGGATATCCGGCGATACTAAAACATAAGGACGCAGCAAACATTCGCTCAGCTGAGGCTTCGCCCTCAAGCCGAGCGGATTCATGTTGATAACGGGTACCTAATTTATTCCATTCATAAGCCCAGTTTCCTTGCCGATATCCCATCACTGTATCCAGCCATTCATCAACAGTTCTCGAATGTGATGAAGATGCGATCCGCGCTAAAACTTCTTCCTGATCAATCGAATCAATGCCCTGCCATGCCCATTGCATTCGCCTTAATGTCCGATACCAAGCGCCCTCAATTTTCTGAGTCACAAACCCTTGACTACTTGACATGTACTGGGTCAATGCAGAGGTTTCCTTCGCCTGTTTATGGTTATCAAACAATCGCTCAGAAAGGTTGTCACTGTTCTTGTTACTCTTAAACATAAATTGGGACCACTTCGAAAAACGTTTAAATTCACCAAAAAAAAATGGCCCATAACAGGACCATTTTCTCAAATTAGTATCA
It encodes the following:
- the frsA gene encoding esterase FrsA, whose translation is MFKSNKNSDNLSERLFDNHKQAKETSALTQYMSSSQGFVTQKIEGAWYRTLRRMQWAWQGIDSIDQEEVLARIASSSHSRTVDEWLDTVMGYRQGNWAYEWNKLGTRYQHESARLEGEASAERMFAASLCFSIAGYPHLKNDTLAIQAQALANTAYTEAAKRSGYIVKQLEFPYKNKNIIAHLHLSHTERPQPVVIVTAGLDSLQTDMWRLFRDYLAHRDIAMLTIDMPSIGYNSQWPLTEDTSVLHQTVLNQLARLPWVDHHRVGLIGFRFGGNAMVRLSFIESNKIKACIVLGAPVHDILSSPEKLKRMPKMYLDVLASRLGKNVVDIDSLSMQLRAWSLKAQGFLSGRKTKTPILALGLEGDPVSPPSDNRLVATYSVGGQAKEIKSKTLFHGYEQALDLAINWLEDELIQ